The Candidatus Nitrosymbiomonas proteolyticus genome has a segment encoding these proteins:
- a CDS encoding diadenylate cyclase: protein MGEFLKPLFELRGLTLETLVQVLDILLVSYLIYRILGLIRGTRAWRIVSGVVFFVILLVASKQLGLYSLNWILEKATLLGPVALVILLLPELRHALEGFGKLGFWPSRITGFETRASQGVIDELIAAASRMAADKIGALIVVETGPELQDIVETGIAIDSKLSSALLESMFYPGNPLHDGAVIVRDDRIVAAACHLPMSQSLHLDPTVHMRHRAAVGVTEERSCVAIAVSEERGAISYASDGELIRVSASELHELLQRDLRGEGQAHKPANRVRILRRNSKKGAEDPNP, encoded by the coding sequence TTGGGTGAGTTTCTCAAGCCACTGTTCGAGCTTCGCGGCCTGACGCTCGAAACGCTCGTCCAGGTGCTGGACATTCTTCTCGTCTCGTACCTGATCTACCGCATTCTCGGCCTCATCCGGGGGACCCGCGCATGGCGGATCGTTTCTGGCGTCGTCTTCTTCGTGATTTTGCTGGTCGCTAGCAAGCAGCTTGGCCTCTATTCGCTCAACTGGATATTGGAGAAGGCGACGTTGCTGGGTCCGGTGGCTCTCGTTATCCTGCTTCTCCCTGAGCTGCGGCACGCGCTTGAGGGGTTCGGCAAGCTCGGCTTTTGGCCGTCGCGCATTACGGGGTTTGAGACTCGCGCGAGCCAAGGTGTGATCGACGAACTGATCGCCGCCGCTTCCCGAATGGCCGCCGACAAGATCGGCGCCCTCATCGTCGTCGAAACGGGTCCCGAGCTCCAAGACATCGTCGAAACCGGAATCGCCATCGATTCCAAGCTCAGTTCGGCCTTGCTGGAGTCGATGTTCTATCCGGGGAATCCCTTGCACGATGGGGCGGTCATCGTTCGCGACGACCGCATCGTTGCGGCGGCCTGCCACCTGCCCATGAGCCAAAGCCTCCATCTCGACCCCACCGTTCACATGCGACACCGAGCGGCAGTCGGCGTCACAGAAGAGCGTTCGTGCGTTGCGATCGCGGTGAGCGAGGAACGGGGAGCGATCAGCTACGCCTCGGACGGCGAGCTTATTCGCGTCTCGGCCTCTGAATTGCACGAGCTCCTCCAGCGCGATCTGCGGGGCGAAGGGCAAGCTCACAAGCCCGCGAATCGGGTTCGAATTCTGCGGCGAAACTCTAAGAAGGGGGCCGAAGATCCAAACCCTTAA
- a CDS encoding S-adenosylmethionine synthetase, with product MGNLRIHTSESVSEGHPDKLADQISDALLDQFLEQDPTARVAIEAMLAHGVAVISGEVTTEGYVNVQKCVRETIKSVGYTNSDVGYDGDNCGVLVTIQEQSSDIAMGVDKGGAGDQGMMFGMACDETPELMPLPIHIAHRLTRQAVESRRSDPSLGFRPDAKAQVTVLYEGHRPLKVETVVLSQQHEPDVSQAEMKERIESAIVKPVLAEFAQFSSDEITYHFNPTGRFVKGGPAGDTGLTGRKIIVDTYGGMCPHGGGAFSGKDPTKVDRSAAYMARHVAKCIVAAGLARRVVVGLAYAIGKAEPVSVDVETFGTETVDPREIQRRVVEAFPLTPRGIIEHLGLLTTRYLPTAKNGHFGNPAFPWERTQEAALLK from the coding sequence ATGGGCAATCTCCGAATTCACACGTCCGAAAGCGTCAGCGAAGGACACCCCGACAAGCTTGCGGATCAGATCAGCGACGCGCTTCTCGACCAGTTTCTCGAACAAGACCCCACGGCGCGGGTCGCCATCGAGGCGATGCTCGCGCACGGCGTCGCCGTCATTTCGGGCGAGGTCACGACCGAGGGTTACGTCAACGTTCAGAAGTGCGTCCGCGAGACGATCAAGTCGGTGGGTTACACGAACTCCGACGTGGGATACGACGGCGACAACTGTGGCGTCTTGGTGACGATTCAAGAGCAGTCGAGCGACATCGCGATGGGGGTCGACAAGGGCGGCGCCGGAGACCAAGGAATGATGTTTGGGATGGCTTGCGACGAGACTCCCGAACTCATGCCTTTGCCCATCCATATCGCCCACCGGCTTACGAGGCAGGCGGTCGAGTCGCGCCGATCCGACCCCTCGCTTGGGTTCCGCCCCGACGCCAAGGCCCAAGTGACGGTCCTGTATGAGGGCCATCGACCTCTGAAGGTGGAGACGGTCGTCCTCAGCCAGCAGCACGAACCCGATGTCTCTCAAGCTGAAATGAAGGAGCGGATCGAAAGCGCCATCGTAAAGCCGGTGCTTGCGGAGTTCGCGCAATTCAGCTCCGACGAGATCACTTACCACTTCAACCCCACAGGTCGATTCGTCAAGGGCGGGCCTGCGGGCGACACGGGCCTGACCGGCCGGAAGATCATCGTCGATACCTATGGGGGGATGTGCCCTCATGGTGGCGGAGCGTTCAGCGGCAAGGACCCCACCAAGGTGGACCGGAGCGCGGCCTACATGGCTCGCCACGTGGCCAAGTGCATCGTGGCCGCCGGATTGGCGCGGCGGGTGGTCGTCGGCTTGGCGTATGCGATCGGCAAGGCCGAGCCGGTATCTGTGGACGTAGAGACCTTCGGAACCGAAACGGTCGATCCGCGAGAAATCCAGCGAAGGGTCGTCGAGGCTTTTCCTTTGACTCCGCGAGGGATCATCGAGCACTTGGGGCTTCTCACCACTCGCTACCTTCCGACAGCGAAGAACGGCCACTTCGGCAACCCGGCGTTCCCTTGGGAGAGAACCCAAGAAGCCGCTCTGCTGAAGTGA
- a CDS encoding 30S ribosomal protein S15: MPLQSQSKQKIIQDNAQKEGDTGSTHVQIAILHARIQQLTEHLRRNPKDFHTRRGLTVLVGKRRRLEGYLRSKDVVAYRELIQKLGIREVRPR, from the coding sequence ATGCCGCTACAAAGTCAATCGAAGCAGAAAATCATTCAGGACAACGCCCAGAAGGAAGGCGATACCGGTTCGACGCACGTTCAAATCGCGATTTTGCATGCTCGAATTCAGCAACTCACCGAGCACCTTCGTCGGAACCCTAAGGATTTCCATACGCGGCGAGGACTGACGGTCCTCGTCGGCAAGCGTCGCAGGCTGGAGGGATACCTCCGGTCGAAGGACGTCGTTGCCTACCGTGAGTTGATTCAAAAGCTCGGCATTCGAGAAGTTAGGCCTCGATAG
- a CDS encoding polyribonucleotide nucleotidyltransferase, whose amino-acid sequence MIHTHSFEVGGKTLSIETGRVAKQAGGSVLLGMGETVVLAAATMSAKPREGIDFLPLVCDYEERKYAIGKIPGGFMKRGGRPSDKAVLTSRLIDRPIRPQFDSGLRHEIQVITLPFALDPAYPSDVLAICAAGAALTISDIPFNGPIAGVRVGRIGGEFILFPSLEEIEQSDLDLVVAGHKNAISMVEAGSIEVTEEDMAAALKFGHDAIQLICAGIEEFAKVAGKPKREVDVHRIDPSLLELLTKECSKEVEAALVNPDKQARESALNDLIDEIVARYQDRFAEEPDKLSQLREAADKVVKGSVRKLILEKNKRPDGRGLEDIRQLEAVAGILPRVHGSGLFTRGQTQVMTVLTLGLPSDAQIMDTLDENVDKRYMHFYNFPPYSVGEVRPLRGPGRREVGHGALAERALKPMVPLDDPEFPYTLHLVSEVLESNGSTSMASVCGSTLALMDGGVPLKAPVAGIAMGLMSDGKTFKVLTDIQGMEDFCGDMDFKVAGTRNGITALQLDTKLTGIPDKVLADALSQAQRARMQILDVIEAEIASPRSAMGAHAPRIVTIQINPEKIGALIGPGGATIRKITSQTGSTIDVQQDGRIMIVCADEDKLETTISTIKSLTDEIAIGLQFRGKVTRLMGRGAMVEFVAGREGLVPVEQLTAKSIRRPDDVVSVGDEINVVVHEIDSMGRVNFTALGLKQDLPSLAGNEDVTPPPPGMRGGGGPRGRGRDDRDRDRGGRSGGRDRYSRGDRYDRGDRNDRGDRNDRGDRNDRNDRGDRNDRERSSQESDREPRERPSHDEDREPPEVPSSFPKKERSSGDEEGLTTRFRPRR is encoded by the coding sequence ATGATACATACACACTCCTTCGAGGTTGGGGGCAAGACCCTCAGCATCGAAACAGGCCGCGTGGCGAAGCAAGCTGGCGGCTCCGTACTCCTCGGCATGGGTGAAACGGTCGTTCTTGCGGCTGCCACCATGTCGGCCAAGCCGCGAGAGGGCATCGACTTTCTTCCTCTCGTGTGCGACTACGAAGAAAGAAAGTACGCCATTGGCAAGATTCCCGGCGGGTTCATGAAGCGCGGCGGCAGGCCCTCCGACAAGGCGGTCCTCACGTCGCGATTGATCGACCGACCGATTCGCCCCCAGTTCGACAGCGGGCTCAGGCACGAGATTCAAGTGATCACCCTGCCGTTCGCTCTCGACCCGGCCTATCCGTCGGACGTCCTCGCGATTTGCGCGGCGGGCGCGGCGCTGACGATTTCTGACATCCCGTTCAACGGCCCGATCGCGGGCGTTCGGGTCGGCAGAATCGGCGGTGAATTCATCTTGTTCCCTTCGCTCGAAGAGATCGAGCAGTCCGATCTGGACCTGGTGGTCGCCGGACATAAGAACGCGATCTCGATGGTCGAAGCGGGGTCGATCGAAGTCACCGAAGAGGACATGGCGGCTGCGCTCAAGTTCGGCCACGACGCGATCCAGCTAATTTGCGCCGGGATCGAGGAGTTCGCCAAAGTCGCCGGCAAGCCCAAGCGCGAAGTCGACGTCCATCGCATCGACCCGAGCCTTCTCGAACTCCTCACCAAGGAGTGCTCGAAGGAAGTCGAGGCGGCGCTGGTCAACCCGGACAAGCAGGCTCGCGAGTCGGCCCTCAACGACTTGATCGATGAGATCGTCGCCCGCTACCAAGACCGGTTCGCCGAAGAGCCCGACAAGCTGTCCCAGCTTCGGGAAGCCGCGGACAAAGTGGTCAAAGGCTCCGTTCGCAAGCTCATTCTCGAAAAGAATAAGCGGCCTGACGGGCGCGGACTCGAAGACATTCGACAACTCGAAGCCGTCGCCGGTATTCTGCCGCGAGTTCACGGATCGGGCCTTTTCACCCGGGGCCAAACGCAGGTCATGACCGTCTTGACGCTCGGCCTACCCAGCGACGCGCAAATCATGGACACGCTCGACGAGAACGTCGACAAGCGCTACATGCACTTCTATAACTTCCCGCCGTATTCGGTGGGCGAAGTGCGGCCTCTGCGGGGTCCCGGACGACGCGAAGTCGGACACGGAGCTCTCGCCGAACGCGCGCTGAAGCCGATGGTTCCGCTCGACGACCCTGAGTTCCCCTACACGCTCCACTTGGTGAGCGAGGTTCTCGAATCGAACGGATCGACGTCGATGGCTTCGGTGTGCGGGTCCACCCTTGCGCTCATGGACGGCGGCGTGCCCCTCAAGGCGCCCGTAGCCGGAATCGCAATGGGCCTGATGTCCGACGGAAAGACCTTCAAGGTCCTGACGGACATTCAGGGGATGGAGGACTTCTGCGGCGACATGGACTTCAAGGTCGCAGGAACCCGCAACGGCATCACCGCGCTCCAGCTCGATACGAAGCTCACCGGAATCCCGGACAAGGTTCTCGCGGACGCCCTTTCGCAGGCGCAGCGGGCGCGGATGCAAATCCTCGACGTGATCGAAGCTGAGATCGCAAGCCCGAGATCGGCGATGGGCGCCCATGCCCCGCGAATCGTGACCATCCAGATCAACCCCGAGAAGATCGGCGCGCTGATCGGTCCCGGTGGCGCGACGATCCGCAAGATCACCTCGCAAACCGGTTCGACGATCGACGTCCAGCAGGACGGCAGGATCATGATCGTCTGCGCGGACGAGGACAAACTCGAAACCACGATCTCCACGATCAAGTCGCTCACCGACGAGATCGCGATCGGGCTTCAGTTCCGAGGCAAGGTGACTCGCCTGATGGGACGCGGAGCCATGGTCGAGTTCGTCGCGGGTCGCGAAGGGTTGGTTCCTGTCGAACAACTCACCGCCAAGAGCATTCGAAGGCCGGACGACGTTGTGAGCGTCGGAGATGAGATCAACGTGGTCGTACACGAGATCGACAGCATGGGTCGAGTGAACTTCACGGCTCTGGGATTGAAGCAAGACCTGCCCTCCCTCGCTGGAAACGAGGATGTGACGCCCCCACCCCCAGGAATGAGGGGCGGAGGAGGTCCAAGAGGACGCGGACGTGACGACCGGGACCGCGACCGAGGAGGACGCTCCGGGGGTCGAGATCGGTACAGCCGAGGCGACCGGTACGACCGTGGAGACCGGAATGATCGGGGAGACCGGAATGATCGAGGCGATCGGAATGACCGGAACGACAGGGGTGATCGGAACGACCGAGAACGCTCGAGTCAGGAAAGCGACCGCGAACCCCGCGAGCGCCCGAGTCACGACGAAGACCGTGAGCCGCCCGAAGTGCCCTCGTCCTTCCCCAAGAAGGAGCGGAGCTCTGGCGACGAGGAAGGTCTGACCACTCGGTTCCGGCCGCGAAGGTAG
- a CDS encoding acetyltransferase, which produces MVEVRPIEPSEAEDFLTILCRVFGLDFGRAKSVFFSEPLFDLRRKWALFENRNMLSVMTTVPLEFGWGPAIGIAGVATVPSARRKGLASELLREVLRCARTSGETASFLFARNESLYRKVGFEALDSVVSGPIRSQGNLPDVKPFEEVQANYERWSQDHPNRLRRDETRWAYWNWTVRPCYRMGSAYFALEGHRVREALLSSPQESWPVPAGTEWQGLETMTDALGVPLLNRNTDLLLMGCGSPGIPQMFMTDQF; this is translated from the coding sequence ATGGTTGAAGTCCGCCCGATCGAACCCAGTGAGGCAGAGGATTTCCTTACGATCCTGTGCCGAGTGTTCGGCCTCGATTTCGGCCGCGCGAAGAGCGTGTTTTTCAGCGAGCCGCTCTTTGACCTCCGGCGCAAGTGGGCGCTTTTTGAGAATCGCAATATGCTTTCGGTGATGACCACGGTGCCGTTGGAGTTTGGCTGGGGACCGGCCATCGGGATCGCAGGGGTCGCCACGGTCCCTTCGGCGAGGCGCAAAGGGCTCGCCTCGGAGCTGCTCAGGGAGGTCCTGCGATGCGCGCGCACGAGTGGCGAGACCGCAAGCTTTCTTTTCGCGCGAAACGAATCGCTCTACCGCAAGGTGGGATTCGAAGCGCTGGACTCCGTTGTCTCCGGGCCCATTCGGAGCCAGGGCAACCTGCCTGACGTGAAGCCGTTCGAAGAGGTTCAGGCGAACTATGAGCGCTGGAGCCAAGATCACCCGAATCGACTCCGACGGGACGAAACTCGTTGGGCCTACTGGAACTGGACGGTCCGCCCCTGCTACAGGATGGGTTCGGCGTACTTCGCCCTCGAAGGGCACCGAGTGCGAGAAGCCCTGTTGAGCTCTCCCCAAGAATCATGGCCCGTTCCGGCCGGGACCGAGTGGCAAGGGCTTGAAACGATGACCGATGCCTTGGGCGTTCCGCTTTTGAACCGAAACACCGATCTCTTGCTGATGGGCTGCGGCTCCCCCGGAATCCCCCAGATGTTCATGACCGATCAGTTCTGA
- a CDS encoding 3',5'-cyclic AMP phosphodiesterase CpdA, with the protein MRPAVPTFAYFSDTHVSLKRNVAECRALMEEIEGVVRPSLAINGGDVVDYGWKGEYDSYDSVLSGLPFRTHHIPGNHDVRWAGLGLKIFSERVGAPYRSFDWEGCHFALLDSTVPLSHWGHFESEMLRWLEDDLDRVGRRTPVFLATHHWVGRDQVMADNESALRKVIEPYNVKIVLTGHGHNDLLWRWDGFLCTMNKGLYQGSYQKVEVDRESGEIRLYRRTLEKPQLRLLAAVNLASDREKRKVWHVSPSEYEAGAPLTAPPDASEFRWNAGNWKPIESRSLGTEGLSPGVHLLSLRAGQEGQAESFPIRVNSKSAFFRSRWERKLSGGVMSHLLIAEGSLFVSAMDGAVYRLRASDGALEWRAKTGGYCHSSPRICAGTLVVGSADGFVYGLDPKDGAVLWKHPTQGPMYGSAAFARGVAAIGGGDGRIYGIEPKTGKETWRFELPPGDTAFVQSPAAADGERFYFGSWDKHLYALDALTGKQLWRRLCTQSTFAFSPAIGGPAVAQNRVLVPANGNELYCFDAASGEPLWKAASPGDKFGYSGPQIDGGRVFIGCLGDKGEVRCVSLEEGKELWAAATGQVIYDSTPAVSEGIVSVGSVSGALWGIDAASGAIVGSFQFPTGHFLSSPAMDGRAVYAATYSDWVMRLDFS; encoded by the coding sequence ATGCGCCCGGCCGTCCCTACGTTTGCCTACTTCAGCGACACCCATGTGAGCCTCAAACGCAACGTCGCCGAATGCCGCGCGTTGATGGAAGAAATCGAAGGCGTCGTCCGGCCGTCTCTCGCGATCAACGGTGGCGACGTCGTCGACTACGGTTGGAAGGGCGAGTACGACAGCTACGATTCCGTTCTATCGGGCCTCCCATTCCGCACCCACCACATTCCCGGCAACCACGACGTTCGGTGGGCTGGGTTGGGGCTGAAGATTTTCTCGGAGCGCGTGGGCGCGCCCTACCGCTCCTTCGATTGGGAAGGCTGCCACTTCGCCCTCCTCGACAGCACAGTTCCCCTCTCGCATTGGGGGCATTTTGAAAGCGAGATGCTCCGTTGGCTTGAGGACGACCTCGACCGCGTGGGGAGGCGGACGCCCGTTTTTTTGGCCACGCACCATTGGGTGGGCCGCGACCAGGTGATGGCGGACAACGAATCGGCGCTTCGGAAGGTCATCGAGCCGTACAACGTCAAGATCGTACTCACGGGGCACGGCCACAACGACCTCCTCTGGCGATGGGACGGGTTTCTTTGCACGATGAACAAGGGCCTGTACCAGGGTTCGTACCAAAAGGTCGAAGTGGATCGGGAGAGCGGGGAGATCCGGCTGTATCGGCGCACCCTGGAAAAGCCCCAACTTCGCTTGCTGGCCGCGGTGAACCTGGCGTCCGACCGAGAGAAGCGCAAAGTCTGGCACGTTAGCCCCTCGGAGTATGAAGCGGGCGCGCCGCTGACGGCTCCCCCGGACGCCTCCGAGTTCCGATGGAACGCGGGGAACTGGAAGCCGATCGAGTCCCGCTCTCTCGGTACCGAAGGCCTTTCTCCCGGCGTTCACCTACTCTCCCTTCGCGCTGGGCAAGAGGGCCAAGCGGAATCGTTCCCTATTCGCGTGAACTCAAAAAGCGCGTTTTTCCGGAGCCGGTGGGAACGCAAGCTGAGCGGAGGGGTGATGTCGCACCTCCTGATCGCGGAAGGGTCCTTGTTCGTGAGCGCCATGGACGGGGCGGTCTACCGGCTGCGAGCATCCGACGGCGCTCTCGAATGGCGAGCCAAGACGGGAGGGTACTGCCATTCCTCGCCCCGAATCTGCGCGGGCACGTTGGTGGTTGGGAGCGCCGACGGGTTTGTATATGGCCTCGACCCCAAGGACGGCGCCGTTCTGTGGAAGCACCCGACCCAAGGCCCGATGTATGGGTCGGCTGCGTTCGCTCGAGGTGTGGCCGCGATCGGAGGAGGCGACGGCCGCATTTACGGAATCGAGCCCAAGACCGGAAAGGAAACGTGGCGCTTCGAGCTCCCGCCTGGCGATACGGCGTTCGTGCAAAGCCCGGCTGCGGCCGATGGCGAGCGGTTCTACTTCGGCTCGTGGGACAAGCACCTGTATGCCCTCGACGCGCTTACGGGCAAGCAACTCTGGCGCAGGCTCTGCACCCAAAGCACCTTTGCGTTTTCTCCGGCGATCGGCGGACCCGCGGTGGCCCAGAATCGCGTGCTGGTACCCGCCAACGGCAACGAGCTGTACTGCTTCGATGCCGCCTCCGGCGAGCCCCTCTGGAAGGCGGCCTCCCCCGGCGACAAGTTTGGATACTCCGGGCCACAGATCGACGGCGGCCGCGTCTTCATCGGTTGCCTTGGCGATAAGGGCGAGGTGCGCTGTGTTTCGCTCGAAGAGGGCAAGGAACTGTGGGCGGCGGCGACAGGACAGGTGATCTACGATTCCACTCCCGCAGTCTCCGAGGGCATCGTTTCCGTCGGATCGGTGAGCGGCGCGTTGTGGGGAATCGACGCGGCCTCGGGCGCAATTGTTGGGAGTTTCCAATTTCCGACGGGCCACTTTCTTTCGTCCCCGGCGATGGACGGCCGCGCCGTGTACGCCGCAACCTACAGTGATTGGGTGATGCGGCTGGACTTTTCCTAG
- a CDS encoding transcriptional regulator TfoX/Sxy family: protein MNNESATNTSAGWTHHVSLREVAPNPRGLRVGDALAIDFQGSAPPPPIPAKSSLGLFFGAVSFSNSYREHVEERLAIVTPLRTRAMFGGVGIYSGDLFFALIAEDRLYFKVDDTNRGDFQERGMEPFYPYDSPKPMSYWELPPGVLDDSAELKLWVEKALGVAERAKRPRK, encoded by the coding sequence ATGAACAACGAGAGCGCGACGAACACGAGCGCGGGCTGGACCCACCACGTATCGCTCCGCGAAGTGGCGCCGAACCCTCGCGGCTTGAGAGTGGGAGATGCTTTGGCCATCGATTTTCAAGGTTCAGCCCCGCCTCCGCCGATTCCTGCAAAGAGTTCGCTTGGGCTATTCTTTGGGGCTGTGAGCTTCTCCAACTCCTACCGTGAGCACGTCGAGGAACGGCTCGCCATCGTCACCCCGCTTCGAACCCGCGCGATGTTTGGCGGAGTGGGCATCTATTCGGGCGATCTCTTCTTTGCGCTCATCGCCGAAGACAGGCTTTACTTCAAAGTCGACGATACGAATCGGGGTGACTTTCAAGAGCGCGGGATGGAGCCGTTTTATCCTTACGATTCTCCGAAACCGATGAGCTATTGGGAGCTTCCGCCGGGCGTCCTCGACGATTCGGCGGAGCTCAAGTTGTGGGTGGAGAAGGCTCTTGGCGTCGCCGAACGAGCCAAACGTCCGCGCAAATAG
- a CDS encoding fumarate reductase/succinate dehydrogenase flavoprotein subunit → MSDYPTHEYDVLIIGAGGAGLRAAIEASAAGVSVGVVCKSLLGKAHTVMAEGGVAAAIGNVDDRDGWKVHFSDTMRGGQYLNNPFMAEHHAKEAPARVLELEAWGALFDRTPDGRILQRNFGGHKYPRLAHVGDRTGLEMIRTLQDHGIHKGIQFHMECTATTLLKSKGKVCGAFAYFREHGNFVVFLAKSVVIATGGIGKSFAVTSNSWECTGDGHSLAYHAGAELIDMEFVQFHPTGMVWPPSVKGLLVTEGVRGEGGILKNSEGVRFMFNDIPELYKAQTANDPEEGWRYVTGDKDARRPPELLTRDHVARCIVREIKEGRGSPHGGVFLDIAWIKERVPNGEEHIKRKLPAMYHQFKELAGIDITLEPMEIGPTTHYMMGGVRVDAETQMSTVEGLFAAGEVAAGLHGANRLGGNSLSDLLVFGKRAGEHAALYAKAASGAPDRSDLEAQIASAAQSALAPFEDAEGENPFRIQQDLQQLMQAQVGIVREEGEVADALPKLAALRERVKAAGVFGNRDFNPGWHTALDLHHMLTVSEAIARSALARKESRGAHFRLDFPNKDPEAAKVNSCIRKGEDGSMELTTTPLVPLSEEHRAIIEEMG, encoded by the coding sequence ATGAGCGACTACCCGACTCATGAATACGACGTGCTGATCATCGGCGCTGGCGGGGCGGGGTTGCGGGCCGCGATCGAGGCCTCCGCCGCAGGCGTCAGCGTAGGCGTCGTGTGCAAGTCTCTGCTCGGAAAGGCCCATACGGTGATGGCCGAGGGAGGCGTCGCCGCAGCGATCGGCAACGTCGACGACCGAGACGGATGGAAGGTCCACTTTTCCGACACGATGCGGGGCGGCCAGTACCTCAACAACCCCTTCATGGCCGAACACCACGCCAAGGAAGCGCCGGCGCGAGTGCTTGAATTGGAAGCTTGGGGCGCGCTCTTCGATCGAACGCCCGACGGCCGCATCTTGCAACGGAACTTCGGAGGGCACAAGTACCCCAGGCTGGCCCACGTCGGTGACCGCACCGGGCTCGAAATGATCCGCACGCTCCAGGACCACGGCATCCACAAGGGAATCCAGTTCCACATGGAATGCACGGCCACCACGCTGTTGAAATCGAAAGGGAAGGTCTGCGGCGCGTTCGCGTACTTCAGGGAGCATGGCAACTTCGTGGTGTTCCTCGCGAAGTCCGTCGTCATCGCAACCGGCGGGATCGGGAAGTCCTTCGCCGTCACCAGCAACTCGTGGGAGTGCACCGGGGACGGCCACTCGCTGGCCTACCATGCAGGCGCCGAACTGATCGACATGGAGTTCGTGCAGTTCCATCCGACGGGCATGGTCTGGCCGCCCTCCGTCAAGGGACTGCTGGTTACAGAAGGCGTCCGGGGCGAGGGGGGAATCCTCAAGAACAGCGAAGGCGTCCGGTTCATGTTCAACGACATCCCCGAACTCTACAAGGCTCAAACGGCGAATGACCCCGAAGAGGGTTGGCGGTATGTCACAGGCGATAAGGACGCACGCCGCCCGCCGGAACTCCTCACCCGCGACCATGTCGCCCGGTGCATCGTACGCGAAATCAAGGAAGGAAGGGGCTCTCCCCACGGGGGCGTGTTCCTCGACATCGCTTGGATCAAAGAGCGAGTCCCCAACGGCGAGGAGCATATCAAGCGCAAGCTGCCCGCGATGTACCACCAGTTCAAGGAACTCGCAGGGATCGACATCACCCTGGAACCTATGGAGATCGGTCCGACCACGCACTACATGATGGGCGGAGTCCGGGTGGATGCCGAAACCCAAATGTCCACCGTCGAGGGGCTGTTCGCCGCGGGCGAAGTCGCGGCGGGCTTGCACGGAGCCAACCGCTTGGGGGGCAATTCTCTTTCGGACTTGCTGGTGTTCGGAAAGCGCGCGGGGGAGCACGCGGCCCTCTACGCCAAGGCCGCATCCGGCGCTCCCGACCGCTCCGATCTCGAAGCTCAAATCGCTTCGGCGGCCCAAAGCGCGCTTGCGCCATTCGAAGATGCCGAGGGCGAAAACCCGTTCCGAATTCAGCAAGACCTCCAGCAGCTTATGCAAGCTCAGGTGGGGATCGTACGCGAAGAGGGCGAGGTTGCCGACGCGCTCCCCAAGCTCGCCGCCCTGCGCGAACGGGTGAAGGCGGCCGGGGTTTTCGGGAACCGCGACTTCAACCCCGGCTGGCACACCGCTCTCGACCTGCACCATATGCTGACCGTTTCCGAGGCGATCGCCCGCTCGGCGCTGGCCCGCAAGGAAAGCCGCGGGGCGCACTTCCGACTCGACTTTCCGAACAAGGACCCCGAAGCAGCCAAGGTGAACTCCTGCATCCGCAAGGGCGAGGACGGATCGATGGAGCTTACGACGACGCCGTTGGTTCCCCTTTCTGAGGAGCACCGGGCCATCATCGAAGAGATGGGCTGA
- a CDS encoding 50S ribosomal protein L1, which translates to MRRRTRKNPHSQRYAEAATSFDRNQFYDIDDAISLVKSTATAKNCPESVDLAIRLGVDAKKSDQNVRGITQLPHGTGRTKKVAVLAKGDLASEAEAAGADYVGAEDLIAKITGGFRDFDVILAAEDMAPQIGKIGKILGPRTPNKRNGTVTNAVGQAVKEIKAATRAEYRIDKAGVVHMGIGKAAFSPEQIKENLYSALNAIIKAKPATSKGRYLVSVTLSSSMGPGVKIDPSVAHKFGS; encoded by the coding sequence ATGAGAAGACGAACACGGAAGAACCCGCATTCCCAGCGGTACGCCGAAGCTGCTACGAGCTTCGACAGGAATCAATTCTACGACATCGACGACGCGATTTCGCTCGTCAAGAGCACCGCCACCGCGAAGAACTGCCCTGAATCGGTGGACCTTGCCATCCGACTGGGGGTCGACGCGAAGAAGAGCGACCAAAACGTTCGAGGCATCACTCAGTTGCCTCACGGGACCGGAAGGACCAAGAAAGTGGCCGTTTTGGCGAAGGGCGATCTCGCAAGCGAAGCCGAGGCTGCCGGAGCGGACTACGTCGGCGCGGAGGACCTGATCGCGAAGATCACGGGGGGCTTTCGCGATTTCGACGTCATTCTCGCCGCCGAAGACATGGCGCCGCAGATCGGAAAGATCGGCAAGATCCTGGGCCCCAGGACGCCCAACAAGCGCAACGGAACCGTCACCAACGCAGTTGGCCAAGCCGTGAAAGAAATCAAAGCAGCGACGCGAGCCGAATACCGCATTGACAAGGCGGGAGTCGTTCACATGGGGATCGGAAAGGCCGCATTCTCGCCCGAGCAGATCAAGGAGAACCTATATTCCGCGCTCAACGCGATCATCAAGGCGAAGCCCGCCACCTCGAAGGGGCGCTATCTCGTGTCGGTGACTCTGAGCAGTTCGATGGGACCTGGCGTCAAGATTGACCCTTCGGTCGCGCATAAGTTCGGCAGCTAA